The following are from one region of the Nicotiana tomentosiformis chromosome 7, ASM39032v3, whole genome shotgun sequence genome:
- the LOC138896226 gene encoding uncharacterized protein gives MGNLLHIIKVLQNNKSQVGHKFQQSESKRRQRERMDISSLTDYREPGSLYSLVDPKFLSIGIRADEYNRITSCQSAKEIWEALQTAHEGTTQVKQSKIDMLTTKYELFRIKDDESIQDMHTLFTSIINELHSLGEVIPRNKLVKKILSVLPGSWKITVNVIIEAKDLQKLTIDELIGNLKTCEMKKKKDHKRKENKKDKNLVLKVDNNDSSGEDADMAYLTKRFQKMVCKNGGIPKRGSSSKPRGYDLCHKCGKPGHFIKDFPLLRQYQYKHNTDKASKRNPVPDKRFKRKEAADNIVK, from the exons atGGGGAACCTATTACACATTATCAAAGTGCTCCAGAACAATAAGTCTCAAGTCGGGCACAAGTTCCAACAATCAGAGTCAAAGAGACGACAGAGGGAACGAATGGACATCAGTTCCCTTACTGACT atagagaaccaggttctctatacagtttggtggaccctaagtttctatcaattggtatcagagcag ATGAATACAACAGGATCACTTCCTGTCAATCAGccaaggagatctgggaagctctccaaacGGCCCACGAAGGaacaactcaagtcaagcagtcGAAGATTGACATGCTCACCACTAAGTATGAACTCTTCAGGATAAAGGATGATGAATCCATTCAAGACATGCATACTCTATTCACCTCCATCATCAATGAGCTTCACTCTCTGGGAGAAGTCATTCCAAGGAATAAACTTGTCAAGAAAATACTTAGTGTACTACCTGGTTCCTGGAAAATCACAGTCAATGTTATCATAGAGGCAAAGGATCTGCAAAAGctaaccattgatgaactcattggaaATCTGAAGACAtgtgaaatgaagaaaaagaaggaccataaaagaaaagaaaacaagaaggatAAAAACCTGGTCCTCAAGGTTGACAATAATgactcaagtggtgaggatgctgaTATGGCTTACCTGACAAAGCGATTTCAGAAAATGGTTTGCAAGAATGGAGGTATTCCAAAAAGGGGCAGCTCCAGCAAGCCAAGAGGGTATGACTTATGTCATAAATGTGGGAAGCCAGGACACTTCATCAAGGATTTTCCTCTCCTCAGGCAATACCAGTACAAGCACAACACAGACAAAGCAtccaagaggaacccggttcctgacaAAAGATTCAAGAGAAAAGAGGCCGCTGACAATATTGTGAAataa